The proteins below are encoded in one region of Leptotrichia sp. oral taxon 218:
- a CDS encoding helix-turn-helix domain-containing protein: MGRKSKISNELKIELVKKVLEKNESVRNVANEYGISKSALTDWKKKYIELGEKSISTPEKNRHYSKELREKAVLEYLNGQSSLFDVCKNYNISSVSVLNYWIRDYRKNRDLDGNIVHHKKHIRIDLGKKVNIVEYCIANYHNYNETVKKFGISYQQIYAWVKKYEKDGIEALIDNRGKKSGKITKASKITIKK; encoded by the coding sequence ATGGGAAGAAAATCAAAAATATCCAACGAACTGAAAATCGAACTTGTAAAAAAAGTGTTAGAAAAAAATGAGAGCGTCAGAAATGTTGCCAACGAATATGGCATTTCAAAATCTGCCCTTACCGATTGGAAAAAAAAATACATTGAATTAGGCGAAAAAAGCATTTCTACTCCAGAAAAAAACAGACATTATTCAAAAGAACTCCGTGAAAAAGCTGTTTTAGAATATTTGAATGGTCAAAGTTCTTTATTTGATGTTTGTAAAAATTATAACATTTCTTCAGTTAGCGTATTAAATTATTGGATTCGAGATTATAGAAAAAATAGAGATTTGGATGGAAATATTGTCCATCATAAAAAACATATAAGAATTGATTTAGGAAAAAAAGTCAACATTGTGGAATATTGTATTGCCAACTATCATAACTACAACGAAACTGTTAAAAAATTTGGTATTTCATATCAGCAAATCTATGCTTGGGTAAAAAAATATGAAAAAGATGGCATTGAAGCTCTAATAGATAATCGTGGAAAAAAATCAGGAAAAATAACAAAAGCGTCAAAAATAACGATTAAAAAATAA
- the lgt gene encoding prolipoprotein diacylglyceryl transferase codes for MKPYLFKIGGFELRIYSLMYILAFLCGIFIGLADDVAEKRGITDRKIIEDFAFATILSGLIGARIYYVIFRFSDYIGNPLSIFYVWQGGLAIHGGIIGGFIGAYLFAKKRKINLWVLTDMAVGALLFGQFLGRFGNLANGEIHGVPTFTPLSVIFSGRFNEWWTQYQAMGADMQAKFKEVVPWGITFPLDTPAGSEFPNLPLHPAMLYEGFLNLIGFIILWFYFRKKEKNPGVLTMIYLIMYALIRMFVSTFRAEDLRFPGTSIRMPYLISIIMIIGAIIGIIYFSKPERKFVPIEETKTNSSSNENEETQKVDLNNEKISENDTAKDSDKKEIKI; via the coding sequence ATGAAGCCGTATTTATTTAAAATCGGAGGATTTGAACTTAGAATATATAGTCTTATGTATATTTTGGCTTTTTTATGTGGAATATTTATTGGACTTGCTGACGATGTGGCAGAAAAGCGGGGAATTACTGATAGAAAAATTATAGAAGATTTTGCATTTGCAACAATATTATCAGGATTAATTGGTGCTAGAATTTATTATGTAATTTTTAGATTTTCTGATTACATTGGAAATCCACTTTCCATATTTTATGTTTGGCAAGGTGGACTTGCGATTCACGGTGGAATAATAGGTGGATTTATAGGAGCTTATCTGTTTGCCAAAAAAAGAAAAATTAATTTATGGGTTTTAACGGATATGGCAGTTGGAGCGTTACTATTTGGTCAATTTTTAGGTCGTTTTGGAAACTTGGCGAATGGAGAAATTCATGGAGTGCCTACATTTACACCACTTAGCGTTATTTTTTCTGGAAGATTTAACGAATGGTGGACGCAATATCAAGCGATGGGTGCTGATATGCAAGCAAAATTTAAAGAAGTTGTACCTTGGGGAATAACATTTCCACTAGATACACCTGCAGGTTCAGAATTTCCAAATTTGCCATTGCATCCAGCGATGTTATACGAAGGATTTTTAAATTTAATAGGATTTATAATTTTATGGTTTTATTTTAGAAAAAAAGAAAAAAATCCTGGAGTACTGACAATGATTTATTTGATAATGTATGCGCTTATAAGAATGTTTGTAAGCACATTTAGAGCTGAAGATTTGAGATTTCCAGGAACTTCGATAAGAATGCCTTATTTAATAAGCATTATTATGATTATTGGTGCAATAATTGGAATAATATATTTTAGTAAACCTGAAAGAAAATTCGTTCCAATTGAAGAAACAAAGACAAATTCAAGTTCAAATGAAAATGAAGAAACACAAAAAGTTGATTTGAATAACGAAAAAATTTCTGAAAATGATACAGCAAAAGATTCTGATAAAAAAGAAATTAAAATATAA
- a CDS encoding alanine--glyoxylate aminotransferase family protein, with amino-acid sequence MSSKLLLTPGPTNIPERYLEIFGKDIIHHRTPEFRKYMKENNEYLKKIFKTKNDVAVVTSSGTGVMEAAVVNFFSKGDKVLAINTGYFGDRFRKIAEIYGLNVINLQYEFGESYELSDVKKVISENPDLKGILMTHSETSVGILNDVKAVGDLTKNTDIILAVDTISGLVVNDFDFDGWGVDVAIAGSQKAFLIPPGLAFVAISDKAEKAMEKSDLPKYYFDLKQYKKYFDDNNETPYTPAIALVLALNASLKDLVNKGIENIISEKRNLRKYIEEKAQNLGFNLLVKAEENRTNTLISIYREDIVIKSIISALEEKGYTVTGGKGKYAQSLMRIGILGEISKEQIDNFFVIFEEEVKKQLGK; translated from the coding sequence ATGAGTTCAAAATTATTATTGACACCAGGACCTACAAATATACCTGAAAGATATTTAGAAATTTTTGGAAAAGACATTATTCATCACAGAACACCTGAGTTCAGAAAATATATGAAAGAAAATAATGAATATTTGAAAAAAATTTTTAAAACAAAAAATGATGTGGCAGTTGTAACTTCGTCAGGAACTGGAGTTATGGAAGCAGCAGTTGTAAACTTTTTCTCAAAAGGAGACAAAGTTTTGGCAATTAATACTGGATATTTTGGGGATAGATTTAGAAAAATTGCAGAAATTTACGGACTTAATGTAATAAATTTGCAATATGAGTTTGGAGAAAGTTATGAATTATCTGATGTAAAAAAAGTTATTTCAGAAAATCCAGATTTAAAAGGAATTTTGATGACTCACAGCGAAACTTCGGTTGGAATTTTAAACGATGTAAAAGCAGTTGGAGATTTAACTAAAAATACTGATATTATTTTGGCAGTTGACACAATTAGTGGACTTGTGGTAAATGACTTTGATTTTGACGGTTGGGGAGTCGATGTCGCAATAGCGGGAAGCCAAAAAGCCTTTTTAATACCACCAGGATTGGCATTTGTTGCAATTAGTGACAAAGCTGAAAAAGCGATGGAAAAATCTGATTTACCAAAATATTATTTTGATTTGAAACAATATAAAAAATATTTTGACGATAATAACGAAACTCCATATACTCCAGCAATCGCTCTAGTTCTGGCACTTAATGCGTCACTAAAAGATTTGGTAAATAAAGGAATTGAAAATATTATTTCTGAAAAACGAAATCTAAGAAAATATATTGAAGAAAAAGCACAAAACTTAGGATTTAATTTACTTGTAAAAGCAGAAGAAAATAGAACAAATACACTTATTTCAATTTATAGGGAAGATATTGTCATAAAATCAATAATTTCGGCTTTGGAAGAAAAAGGATACACAGTTACAGGTGGAAAAGGAAAATATGCACAAAGCCTTATGAGAATTGGAATCTTGGGAGAAATTTCAAAAGAACAAATTGACAACTTTTTTGTAATTTTTGAAGAAGAAGTGAAAAAACAGCTGGGAAAATAG
- the kdsA gene encoding 3-deoxy-8-phosphooctulonate synthase — protein MLIDKVKEVKITDKITVGNGKIFLIAGPCVIESEDLVMEVAKKMKEITDKLGINYIFKASFDKANRSSISSFRGPGIDKGLEILARVKEKYGVALATDIHEPWQCKQAKEVIDLLQIPAFLCRQTDLLVAAAETGKAVNIKKGQFLAPWDMKNVANKFCEVGNENIMLCERGATFGYNNLVVDMRGLLEMRKFGFPVVFDATHSVQIPGGKGDSTGGNREYVYPLARAAVSVGVDGIFAEVHPDPDKGLSDGPNMLKLENVEEILTNLLKYDKLTKEL, from the coding sequence ATGTTGATAGATAAAGTAAAAGAAGTAAAAATTACTGATAAAATAACAGTTGGTAATGGAAAAATATTTCTTATTGCGGGACCTTGCGTGATTGAATCTGAAGATTTGGTCATGGAAGTCGCAAAAAAAATGAAAGAAATTACTGACAAATTAGGTATTAACTACATTTTCAAAGCATCTTTTGACAAGGCTAACCGTTCTTCAATTTCATCTTTTCGTGGACCAGGCATAGACAAAGGCTTAGAAATTTTAGCGAGAGTTAAAGAAAAATATGGCGTGGCATTGGCGACGGACATTCACGAACCTTGGCAGTGCAAACAAGCTAAAGAAGTTATTGATTTATTGCAAATTCCGGCATTTTTATGCAGACAGACAGATTTGCTTGTAGCAGCGGCAGAAACTGGAAAAGCTGTAAATATAAAAAAAGGACAGTTTTTGGCACCTTGGGATATGAAAAATGTCGCAAATAAATTTTGTGAAGTTGGAAATGAAAATATAATGCTTTGTGAAAGAGGAGCAACTTTTGGCTACAACAATTTAGTTGTGGATATGCGAGGACTTTTGGAAATGAGGAAATTTGGATTTCCAGTTGTTTTTGATGCGACACATTCGGTACAAATTCCAGGCGGAAAAGGAGATAGCACAGGTGGAAACAGAGAATATGTTTATCCATTAGCTAGAGCAGCTGTTTCTGTCGGAGTTGACGGAATTTTTGCAGAAGTTCATCCTGATCCTGACAAAGGACTTTCAGATGGACCAAATATGTTAAAATTAGAAAATGTGGAAGAAATTTTGACTAACTTATTAAAATATGATAAATTAACAAAAGAATTATAA
- a CDS encoding folylpolyglutamate synthase/dihydrofolate synthase family protein yields the protein MKIEKILEEIFSLRNKNRRENIDDLKRIYKLLGEPCKDKKIIHIAGTNGKGSTSAFLENIFFYSGHAVGKFTSPHILKYNERIISNKKMISDEKIQEYYEIVKKILNNLELKINFFEITTFIALLFFEEENLEFIILETGLGGRLDATNVVNSTICAITNVSFDHMAILGNTLKEIAFEKAGIIKNGEICIFSQNLSELENEINKKTKKSINVLKKYKNIDIELDKKNFITTVKFEDDKKTKKFELPLFGKFQGNNFLLSYEIAKQFGISDENIQNGINHLKLFGRFEIFSKNPFVILDVAHNEDSMKVLFENLSFLYKKNEVIFITSILKTKDFVPIFEKIQEFSDKIFITSLKDVTYGMSSCEIKKEIEKFENKENFLKKIIFEDDILDAYKKAKKLEKYKAIVICGSFYEIAKFKKLFENKN from the coding sequence ATGAAAATAGAAAAAATTTTAGAAGAAATTTTTAGTTTAAGAAATAAAAATCGTAGAGAAAATATTGACGATTTAAAAAGAATTTATAAACTTTTGGGAGAACCTTGCAAAGATAAAAAAATAATTCATATTGCTGGAACGAATGGAAAAGGTTCAACGAGTGCTTTTTTAGAAAATATATTTTTTTATTCGGGTCATGCTGTGGGAAAATTTACTTCACCACATATTTTAAAATATAATGAGAGAATTATTTCAAATAAAAAGATGATTTCTGATGAAAAAATACAAGAATATTATGAAATTGTAAAAAAAATTTTAAATAATTTAGAATTAAAAATCAATTTTTTTGAAATCACAACTTTTATTGCACTTTTATTTTTTGAAGAAGAAAATTTGGAATTTATAATTTTGGAAACTGGATTAGGTGGCAGACTTGATGCGACAAATGTTGTAAATTCAACAATTTGTGCCATAACAAATGTGAGTTTTGACCACATGGCAATTCTTGGGAATACGCTGAAAGAAATTGCTTTTGAAAAGGCTGGGATTATAAAAAATGGAGAGATTTGCATTTTTTCACAAAATTTATCTGAACTTGAGAACGAAATAAATAAAAAAACTAAAAAATCTATTAATGTTTTGAAAAAATATAAAAATATTGATATTGAACTTGATAAAAAAAATTTTATAACAACTGTAAAATTTGAAGATGATAAAAAAACTAAAAAATTTGAATTGCCACTTTTTGGTAAATTTCAAGGAAATAATTTTTTGCTCTCTTATGAAATTGCAAAACAGTTTGGAATTTCTGACGAAAATATTCAAAATGGAATTAATCATTTAAAATTATTTGGAAGATTTGAAATTTTTTCAAAAAATCCGTTTGTAATTTTGGATGTGGCGCACAACGAAGATTCTATGAAAGTTTTGTTTGAAAACTTGTCTTTTTTATATAAAAAAAATGAAGTGATTTTTATAACTTCAATATTGAAGACAAAGGATTTTGTGCCAATTTTTGAGAAAATTCAAGAATTTTCAGATAAAATTTTTATAACTTCGCTAAAAGATGTGACTTACGGAATGTCTTCTTGCGAAATAAAAAAAGAAATCGAAAAGTTTGAAAATAAAGAGAATTTTTTAAAAAAAATTATTTTTGAAGACGACATTTTAGATGCTTATAAAAAGGCAAAAAAATTGGAAAAATATAAAGCAATTGTTATTTGTGGTTCGTTTTATGAAATTGCAAAATTTAAAAAATTGTTTGAAAATAAAAATTAA
- the rpsP gene encoding 30S ribosomal protein S16: MLKLRLTRLGRKKVPFYRIAAMENLSKRDGKAVAYLGTYNPLAEDDKQVVLKEEEILKYLTNGAQPTETVRSILTKAGVWEKFQETKKK, encoded by the coding sequence ATGTTAAAATTAAGATTAACTAGATTAGGAAGAAAAAAAGTACCTTTTTATAGAATAGCTGCAATGGAAAATTTATCTAAAAGAGATGGAAAAGCAGTTGCTTACTTAGGAACTTACAATCCACTTGCTGAAGATGACAAACAAGTTGTTTTAAAAGAAGAAGAAATTTTAAAATATTTAACAAATGGAGCTCAACCAACAGAAACAGTAAGAAGCATTTTAACTAAAGCAGGTGTGTGGGAAAAATTCCAAGAAACTAAGAAAAAATAG
- a CDS encoding diacylglycerol kinase, protein MEEEKVKEEKIKKTERKKGIFSFFHKKDRYNWDIRKEREHDKRLVESFNYAIEGLTSALQNEKHMKFHILSAILIVILAILTNASKVEILLVSISVAFVIITELINTAVEALVDLISPERHPLAKLAKDVAAGAVLVAAINAICVGYLLFYDKLLDIFDTQNRLHIIAGRKGNISILILILVSILVIVIKSFYNKGTPLEGGMPSGHSAIAFATFGILIFMISDVRVLILVLFMAGLVAQSRVKAGIHSIKEVVAGGILGFLVAFAIMFVMIKFGILYN, encoded by the coding sequence ATAGAAGAAGAAAAAGTAAAAGAAGAAAAAATAAAAAAAACAGAAAGAAAAAAAGGAATTTTTTCATTTTTTCATAAAAAAGATAGATACAACTGGGACATAAGAAAAGAGCGTGAACACGACAAACGCCTTGTTGAGAGCTTTAATTATGCGATAGAAGGACTAACTTCTGCACTGCAAAATGAAAAGCATATGAAATTTCACATACTTTCTGCAATTTTAATAGTAATTCTTGCAATTTTGACAAATGCGAGTAAAGTTGAAATTTTACTAGTTTCAATATCCGTTGCTTTTGTAATTATTACAGAACTTATAAATACTGCAGTTGAAGCACTTGTAGATTTGATTTCGCCAGAACGCCATCCACTTGCAAAATTAGCCAAAGATGTCGCAGCAGGAGCGGTTTTGGTCGCAGCAATAAATGCGATTTGTGTTGGATATTTACTATTTTATGACAAATTACTCGATATTTTTGATACTCAGAATAGGTTGCACATAATTGCTGGAAGAAAAGGAAATATTTCGATTTTAATTTTAATTTTGGTTTCAATTCTTGTGATAGTCATAAAGTCGTTTTATAACAAAGGAACTCCGCTTGAGGGTGGAATGCCAAGTGGACATAGTGCGATAGCTTTTGCAACTTTTGGAATTTTAATTTTTATGATAAGCGATGTGAGAGTTTTAATTTTGGTGCTATTTATGGCGGGACTTGTTGCTCAAAGTCGTGTAAAAGCTGGAATTCATAGCATAAAGGAAGTTGTTGCAGGTGGAATATTAGGATTTTTGGTCGCATTTGCAATAATGTTTGTTATGATAAAATTTGGAATTTTATATAATTAA
- the ybeY gene encoding rRNA maturation RNase YbeY, with the protein MLDVDISYDIPEIDDFFDEEKIKEFVNYILKDEKKEEYDKNEYYLSILVTTNEEIQKINHEYRNKDMPTDVISFAYNETENFGEINMLGDIVISIDRVKEQSSEYGHSDKREFFYVLCHGMLHLLGYDHIDPDDKVIMRKREEEILAAFNYERD; encoded by the coding sequence ATGTTAGATGTAGATATAAGTTATGATATACCAGAAATAGATGATTTTTTTGATGAAGAAAAAATAAAAGAATTTGTGAATTATATTTTAAAAGATGAAAAAAAAGAAGAATATGATAAAAACGAGTATTATTTGTCAATTCTAGTTACGACGAATGAAGAAATTCAAAAGATTAACCATGAATACAGAAATAAAGATATGCCAACAGATGTGATTTCTTTTGCATACAATGAAACGGAGAATTTTGGAGAAATAAATATGCTTGGAGATATTGTAATTTCAATTGACAGAGTAAAAGAACAGTCAAGCGAGTATGGACATTCTGACAAAAGAGAGTTTTTTTATGTGTTGTGTCACGGAATGCTTCATTTATTGGGTTATGATCATATTGATCCAGATGATAAAGTTATTATGAGAAAAAGAGAAGAAGAAATTTTAGCTGCATTCAATTATGAAAGAGATTAA
- a CDS encoding HD family phosphohydrolase, with protein MKIKILSREFVFEMKKLKKKKKVKRSHFEKRFLGLVLLFFCFGFFIEYSKLKVDYKIGSVASSDIIAPKDVIYLTDLVDDILQDRILQTTTPEFDRISGMNKQTLVNINKFFREINLLQNAPDDEIQSYVHRNKYNFTPEDIRNLIKRNENVEYTGNIADYLSKIYSTGILKKEDLEKIVRKKDLEIDYLDMKLLENFVKPNLKINDKETEKKVADSIDFLRNREIKIYKGDIILRKGEIIDANTYLKLKKLNLVRTEDKVKKVVGLVCTFLIATTLLYYVLKKNSRKVVESNVYFAVCITLIILNLVYVYSFNKFPLIVYLIPFSTLPIIATILGDRMFAAIITFMDMIILSREEFWLFIMIAMTLAAIYKADKLANRSNIIKISLFLGIFQSIITFSYGMVNQMEITLIGVLIIESVGSGILTGVLTVGLLPYFENTFDILTDMKLLELSDFSHTLLKQLLLKASGTFHHSIMVGALAESAAESIGANATFARIASYYHDIGKMKRPEFFVENQGGGINPHNKIKPSLSALILTSHTKDGYIMGKENKLPKEILNVILEHHGTTLTQYFYYKALENGEDVVESNFRYSGPKPSTKESGIILLADTVEAATRTLENKSKENIERFIRYLVKTKIEDNQLSDANLTLGEIEKIIQSFVVTLKGVYHERIKYPKMDEKIKK; from the coding sequence ATGAAAATAAAAATTTTGAGCCGAGAATTTGTATTTGAAATGAAAAAATTGAAAAAGAAAAAAAAAGTTAAGAGAAGTCATTTTGAAAAAAGATTTTTGGGACTTGTTTTGCTTTTTTTCTGCTTTGGTTTTTTTATAGAATATTCAAAGTTAAAAGTTGATTACAAAATTGGAAGCGTGGCATCTTCTGACATCATCGCACCAAAAGATGTGATTTATTTGACGGATTTGGTCGATGATATTCTTCAAGATAGAATACTTCAGACGACAACACCTGAATTTGACAGGATTTCGGGAATGAATAAGCAAACTTTGGTTAATATAAATAAATTTTTTAGGGAAATTAATCTTCTGCAAAATGCTCCAGATGACGAAATACAGAGTTATGTTCACAGAAATAAATATAACTTTACTCCTGAAGATATTAGAAATTTAATAAAAAGAAATGAAAATGTCGAATATACTGGAAATATTGCCGATTATCTCTCAAAAATTTATAGTACAGGAATATTAAAAAAAGAAGATTTGGAAAAAATTGTGAGAAAAAAAGATCTAGAAATAGATTATTTAGATATGAAATTACTTGAAAATTTTGTGAAGCCAAATTTAAAAATTAATGATAAAGAAACTGAAAAAAAAGTAGCAGACAGCATTGATTTTTTGCGAAATAGAGAAATTAAAATTTACAAAGGGGACATTATTTTAAGAAAAGGCGAAATTATTGATGCCAATACTTATTTGAAATTAAAAAAATTAAATCTTGTAAGAACGGAAGATAAAGTAAAAAAAGTGGTTGGATTAGTTTGTACATTTTTAATTGCAACAACTTTACTTTATTATGTTTTGAAAAAAAATTCGAGAAAGGTTGTTGAGTCAAATGTGTATTTTGCAGTCTGTATAACGCTTATTATATTAAATTTAGTATATGTTTATTCATTTAATAAATTTCCGCTTATCGTGTATTTAATTCCATTTTCAACTTTGCCAATTATAGCGACAATTTTAGGAGATAGGATGTTTGCAGCAATAATTACATTTATGGATATGATAATTTTGTCAAGAGAAGAATTTTGGCTATTTATAATGATAGCGATGACTCTTGCGGCAATTTATAAAGCGGACAAATTGGCAAATAGAAGCAATATAATAAAAATTAGTCTATTTTTAGGGATTTTTCAGTCAATAATTACTTTTAGTTATGGAATGGTCAATCAGATGGAAATAACTCTTATAGGAGTTTTAATAATAGAATCTGTCGGTTCTGGTATTTTAACAGGAGTTTTGACTGTGGGACTTCTTCCATATTTTGAAAATACTTTTGATATTTTGACCGATATGAAATTGCTGGAATTAAGCGATTTTTCGCATACTTTGTTAAAACAGCTGCTGCTTAAAGCGTCTGGGACATTTCATCACAGTATAATGGTCGGAGCTCTTGCAGAAAGTGCCGCAGAATCAATTGGTGCAAATGCGACATTTGCCAGAATAGCTTCGTATTATCACGACATCGGAAAGATGAAAAGACCAGAATTTTTTGTGGAAAATCAAGGTGGCGGAATAAATCCACACAATAAGATAAAACCGTCATTAAGTGCATTAATTTTAACTTCTCATACAAAAGACGGCTACATTATGGGAAAAGAAAACAAACTTCCAAAAGAGATATTAAATGTGATATTGGAACATCACGGAACGACTTTGACTCAATATTTTTATTATAAAGCGTTAGAAAATGGAGAAGATGTTGTTGAGAGCAACTTTAGATACAGCGGACCAAAGCCATCGACAAAAGAATCTGGAATAATACTTTTGGCAGATACTGTGGAAGCCGCAACTCGTACGCTTGAAAATAAAAGTAAAGAAAATATTGAGCGTTTTATCAGATATTTAGTAAAAACTAAAATTGAAGATAATCAGCTGTCAGACGCAAATCTTACATTGGGAGAAATTGAAAAAATAATTCAATCATTCGTTGTGACACTAAAAGGTGTGTATCACGAAAGAATTAAATACCCAAAAATGGATGAAAAAATCAAAAAGTAA
- a CDS encoding ATP-dependent DNA helicase: MQGKDKNDVKAKIDRKSLISDKNFKKIVKMNVSFREKNGNLSLKINKFLNAVNKYKLEDNEGYIFEFTRYFERLKQFFKKFEFIFEGEEEGYVYWTEITTKRSNIKLYATPFDISKELNENLISKLDRMIFTSATLAVDNKFDYYKKNIGLNGLNNEKDKKINERIIKSPFNYEKQMKVFIPEDALDPSNLEFMRDLHDFIVKSVKATRGHCFLLFTSYSALNYLFNSLKNYFPKEDYTLIKQNDHPRHEMIRLFKTSKNPVLFGTDSFWEGVDVQGNQLKMVMITKLPFKVPSDPVTEAIIENIKKNGQNAFIEYQVPQAVIKFKQGIGRLIRSKTDTGNIIILDNRVIKKRYGSYFLKTLPKNIVIDKRKELIKIIK; encoded by the coding sequence TTGCAAGGAAAAGATAAAAACGATGTTAAAGCTAAAATTGACAGAAAAAGTTTAATTTCTGATAAAAATTTTAAGAAAATAGTTAAAATGAATGTAAGTTTTAGAGAAAAAAATGGAAATTTGAGTTTAAAAATAAATAAATTTTTAAATGCTGTTAATAAATATAAATTGGAAGATAATGAAGGATATATATTTGAATTTACGAGATATTTTGAAAGATTGAAACAGTTTTTTAAAAAGTTTGAATTTATTTTTGAAGGAGAGGAAGAAGGTTATGTCTATTGGACTGAAATTACAACAAAGCGTTCAAATATCAAATTGTATGCGACACCTTTTGACATATCGAAAGAATTAAATGAAAATTTGATTTCAAAACTTGATAGAATGATATTTACTTCGGCAACTCTTGCTGTTGACAATAAATTTGATTATTACAAAAAAAATATTGGACTAAATGGACTGAATAATGAAAAAGATAAAAAAATCAATGAAAGGATAATAAAATCGCCATTTAATTATGAAAAACAAATGAAAGTTTTTATTCCTGAAGATGCACTTGATCCATCGAACTTGGAGTTTATGCGAGATTTACACGATTTTATTGTAAAAAGCGTGAAAGCGACGAGAGGACATTGCTTTTTGCTGTTTACTTCTTACAGTGCTTTAAATTATTTATTCAATAGTTTAAAAAATTATTTTCCAAAAGAAGATTATACTTTGATTAAGCAAAATGATCATCCTAGACACGAGATGATAAGACTTTTTAAAACTTCTAAAAATCCAGTATTGTTTGGGACAGATAGTTTTTGGGAGGGAGTGGATGTGCAAGGAAATCAGCTAAAAATGGTAATGATAACTAAATTACCATTTAAAGTGCCAAGCGACCCAGTCACGGAAGCTATTATTGAAAATATTAAGAAAAATGGTCAAAATGCATTTATCGAATATCAAGTTCCACAAGCTGTCATAAAATTTAAGCAAGGAATTGGAAGACTTATAAGAAGTAAAACTGATACAGGAAATATAATAATTTTAGATAATAGAGTTATAAAAAAAAGATATGGAAGCTATTTTTTAAAAACTTTGCCTAAAAATATTGTAATAGATAAAAGAAAAGAGTTGATAAAAATAATTAAATAA